The following nucleotide sequence is from Novosphingobium sp. KA1.
CTGGCCGAACTCACCTGCTGCTGATGAGGCGACCATGACCGATATCGTGATCTATCATAATCCCGACTGCGGCACCTCGCGAAACACCCTCGCCATGATCCGCGGCGCCGGCATCGAACCGCATGTCGTCGAGTACCTGAAGACGCCGCCGAGCCGCGAACTGCTGGTTCAGCTCATCGCGCGTGCCGGCATCACGCCGCGCGCTCTGCTGCGCGAGAAGGGCACTCCATTCGCGCAGTTGGGGCTGGGCGACGAAAGCCTTGCGGATGACGCGCTCATCGATGCGATGATGGAGCATCCGATCCTGATCAACCGCCCGCTGGTTGTCGCTCCGCTTGGGGTAAAACTGTGCCGGCCTTCCGAAATGGTGCTCGACCTGCTCCCCGCCGGGGCGCTACCCGCTTTCGTGAAGGAAGACGGCGAGGTCGTGGGAACCAAAGGGCGATGACGCTGTCGCTTCGCCCGGTCCGGCGCACCGACGCCGCGGCGATCGCCGAGATCTACGCCCATCACGTCCGCCATGGCACTGCGACGTATGACGTGGTGCCTCCGGGCGTAGCCGAAACCGAGGCGAAGATCCTGGCCATCACCGCGCGCGGCTGGCCCTTTCTCGTCGCCAGCCATGGGTCCGAACTGGTCGGCTATGCCTATGCCGCGCAGTTCCGTGACCGGCCCGCTTATGCCTATGCCTGCGAGGACAGCATCTACGTGGCCCATGACCGGCGTGGCGGCGGTATCGGCAAGGCCTTGCTGACAGGGTTGCTGGCGGCGGCCGAGGCCCACGGCTTTCGCTGCATGGTCGCGGTCATCGGCGGCGGCGAGCCTGCTTCGGTCGCGCTGCACGCGGCATGTGGTTTCGAGCACGCCGGGCGGCTGACCGGCATGGGCTGGAAGGCCGGGCGCTGGCTCGACACGGTTTATATGCAAATCGCGCTAGGGGAGGGCACCGGCTCGGCCCCCGACAATTCAACGATGGAATGATCGCATGTCGCTGTTCGAACGCTATCTTTCGCTGTGGGTGGCACTGTGCATCGTTGCCGGGATCACGCTTGGTCATCTGGCGCCAGCGGCATTCGCGGCCATCGCCGCGATGGAAGTGGCCAGGGTCAATCTCGTCGTTGCCGTGCTGATCTGGCTGATGATCGTGCCGATGCTCCTGCGGGTCGACTTCGGCGCGCTGCACAGCGTGCGCCGGCACTGGCGCGGCATCGGCGTGACACTGCTGGTGAACTGGGCGATCAAGCCGTTCTCGATGGCGCTGCTGGGGACAGCTTTCCTCGGCTATCTCTTTGCGCCGTTGCTGCCGGCCGGAGCCTCGTCGTCCTACATTGCCGGGCTGATCCTGCTGGCCGCGGCACCCTGCACGGCGATGGTATTCGTCTGGTCCAACCTCGTCGACGGAGAGCCGAACTACACCTTGAGCCAGGTCGCGCTGAACGACCTCATCATGGTCATTGCTTTTGCGCCGCTGGTCGGCCTGCTGCTCGGGGTCGCCTCGATAACGGTGCCCTGGAACACGCTGATGCTGTCCGTGGGCCTCTACATCGTGGTTCCGGTGCTTGTTTCGCAGGTGCTGCGCCGCGCCCTGCTGCGTGGTGGAGGTGCCCGCCTGGATCGTTTTCTCTCGGCGGTCGGACCGTTCAGCCTGGCCAGCCTCCTGCTGACCCTGGTCCTGCTGTTCGGTTTCCAGGGAGAGCAGATCGTGCGGCAGCCGCTGGTCATCGTGCTCATCGCGGTTCCGATCCTGTTTCAGGTCTATCTTAATGCCGGAATTGCCTACGGGCTCAGTCGGCGTCTGGGCGTGGACTGGTGCGTCGCCGGGCCATCGGCACTGATCGGCGCATCGAACTTCTTCGAACTGGCCGTCGCGGCAGCGATCAGCCTGTTCGGGCTCGGCTCCGGCGCGGCCCTGGCCACCGTGGTTGGCGTCCTGGTGGA
It contains:
- the arsC gene encoding arsenate reductase (glutaredoxin) (This arsenate reductase requires both glutathione and glutaredoxin to convert arsenate to arsenite, after which the efflux transporter formed by ArsA and ArsB can extrude the arsenite from the cell, providing resistance.), which gives rise to MTDIVIYHNPDCGTSRNTLAMIRGAGIEPHVVEYLKTPPSRELLVQLIARAGITPRALLREKGTPFAQLGLGDESLADDALIDAMMEHPILINRPLVVAPLGVKLCRPSEMVLDLLPAGALPAFVKEDGEVVGTKGR
- a CDS encoding GNAT family N-acetyltransferase → MTLSLRPVRRTDAAAIAEIYAHHVRHGTATYDVVPPGVAETEAKILAITARGWPFLVASHGSELVGYAYAAQFRDRPAYAYACEDSIYVAHDRRGGGIGKALLTGLLAAAEAHGFRCMVAVIGGGEPASVALHAACGFEHAGRLTGMGWKAGRWLDTVYMQIALGEGTGSAPDNSTME
- the arsB gene encoding ACR3 family arsenite efflux transporter, which encodes MSLFERYLSLWVALCIVAGITLGHLAPAAFAAIAAMEVARVNLVVAVLIWLMIVPMLLRVDFGALHSVRRHWRGIGVTLLVNWAIKPFSMALLGTAFLGYLFAPLLPAGASSSYIAGLILLAAAPCTAMVFVWSNLVDGEPNYTLSQVALNDLIMVIAFAPLVGLLLGVASITVPWNTLMLSVGLYIVVPVLVSQVLRRALLRGGGARLDRFLSAVGPFSLASLLLTLVLLFGFQGEQIVRQPLVIVLIAVPILFQVYLNAGIAYGLSRRLGVDWCVAGPSALIGASNFFELAVAAAISLFGLGSGAALATVVGVLVEVPVMLSIVAMVKRTRPWYERGVTAG